In a single window of the Chelonia mydas isolate rCheMyd1 chromosome 8, rCheMyd1.pri.v2, whole genome shotgun sequence genome:
- the TMEM275 gene encoding transmembrane protein 275, with product MFSEKSSTSLSQKPSQRKTRPQGLPSPALCCACGLCIMLAGINITLVGAFAFGTFLPVNNPPIIIGPILLVVAFTFFGACCICSRRPPAHGSRKSKPGSNIGLIKPGNTTFEIETSEHTVQDTTAVQLSPTNSPVSSRKSTPIHENSKTCKLFTMDGNGPAAKYTAGGESIQLNLPRDLMTS from the coding sequence ATGTTCAGCGAAAAGAGCAGCACCTCTTTGTCCCAGAAACCTAGCCAGAGAAAGACCAGGCCCCAGGGGCTCCCATCCCCTGCTCTCTGCTGCGCCTGCGGACTTTGCATCATGCTTGCCGGGATCAACATCACCCTGGTGGGAGCGTTCGCTTTTGGGACCTTCCTCCCCGTGAACAACCCCCCTATCATCATTGGACCCATCCTGCTGGTGGTTGCGTTCACGTTCTTCGGGGCCTGCTGCATCTGTAGCCGGAGACCACCCGCCCATGGGTCGAGAAAATCCAAGCCAGGTTCCAACATCGGGCTCATCAAACCCGGCAACACGACCTTCGAGATAGAAACCAGCGAGCACACGGTGCAGGACACCACCGCTGTGCAGTTGAGCCCAACCAACTCGCCTGTTTCCTCCAGAAAGTCCACGCCCATCCATGAGAACTCCAAGACCTGCAAACTCTTCACAATGGATGGCAACGGGCCGGCGGCAAAATACACAGCAGGAGGGGAGTCAATTCAGCTGAACTTGCCCAGAGACCTTATGACATCCTAA